The Candidatus Thorarchaeota archaeon genome contains a region encoding:
- a CDS encoding 50S ribosomal protein L11 methyltransferase — translation MYATPFSLLNGVSLLSQKSRLAKFRDALSRVVRQDSLVIDLGSGSGVLALLAARMGARRVIAVEINESTANYARQAARLNGLEQKVEFAVCHFADFYPDELADVVVCEMLCSMMLVEQQVAASHHAVRHLLRPGGVLLPRRADVYVVPVECEDVWRRFKFDTLVFPPMPQTVGVGEARDLADPQAVAHLDFISSAHQTVDACISFRIAEDGVMHGICGMFEAFLDDLTRLDMTDGWRDLFVPLKDPVEVTAGDSVVIELSYTPGELHTLRLVARR, via the coding sequence ATGTACGCCACTCCTTTCTCTCTGTTAAACGGCGTCAGTCTCCTCAGCCAGAAGTCAAGGCTGGCAAAGTTCAGGGATGCGCTGTCAAGAGTGGTCCGACAGGACTCTCTTGTGATCGACCTCGGGTCGGGATCTGGAGTCCTTGCGCTGCTCGCCGCCAGAATGGGTGCCCGACGGGTGATTGCAGTCGAGATAAACGAGAGCACTGCGAACTACGCCCGACAGGCTGCACGACTGAACGGACTTGAACAGAAGGTCGAGTTCGCAGTATGCCACTTTGCGGACTTCTATCCTGATGAGCTCGCGGATGTTGTGGTCTGCGAGATGCTCTGCTCGATGATGCTCGTCGAACAGCAGGTTGCGGCAAGTCATCATGCAGTGAGGCATCTGCTCAGACCGGGCGGGGTGTTACTCCCAAGACGCGCGGACGTGTACGTTGTGCCCGTTGAGTGTGAGGATGTCTGGAGACGGTTCAAGTTCGACACTCTGGTCTTTCCGCCGATGCCTCAGACGGTAGGTGTGGGAGAGGCCCGGGACCTTGCAGACCCACAGGCCGTCGCACACTTGGACTTTATCTCTTCAGCACATCAGACGGTCGATGCGTGTATAAGCTTCCGGATTGCTGAGGACGGGGTGATGCATGGCATCTGTGGGATGTTCGAAGCGTTCTTGGACGATCTGACAAGACTTGACATGACAGACGGCTGGCGCGACCTGTTTGTACCACTAAAAGACCCAGTCGAAGTGACCGCTGGTGACTCGGTCGTGATAGAGTTGTCCTACACACCGGGTGAACTGCACACATTGAGACTTGTCGCCCGGCGGTGA
- a CDS encoding phosphoribosyltransferase, whose amino-acid sequence MELKGPLCYVLDFDDVYNYAYQTSLKIKESGWRPDAIVGIARGGWVHGRVQCDLLGVKDLFSVKIDHWGVTATRDGRAKLTCPLNVDVHGKKVLVVDDITDTGESLTTAVEHVKSCGPADVRSATLMHIVGSKFVPNYFGVEVTWAWEIFPWNFFEDVTNLVMEIFKGEKTDRMTTAELKRHLREYNNLVLSDEQMTKIKAHMEYLGKLEKTGAGDWRVAK is encoded by the coding sequence ATGGAGCTGAAAGGTCCACTGTGTTATGTCTTGGACTTCGACGATGTATACAACTATGCCTATCAGACTTCGCTCAAGATAAAGGAGTCAGGCTGGAGACCGGACGCCATCGTGGGTATTGCGCGAGGTGGTTGGGTACACGGCCGAGTACAATGCGATCTTCTCGGAGTCAAGGACCTGTTCAGTGTCAAGATTGACCACTGGGGAGTCACTGCCACAAGAGACGGACGTGCGAAACTCACCTGCCCACTCAACGTTGATGTGCATGGCAAGAAAGTCCTGGTTGTCGATGACATCACGGACACTGGTGAGAGTCTGACCACGGCTGTTGAACATGTCAAGTCCTGTGGTCCCGCCGATGTCCGCTCAGCAACACTGATGCACATAGTGGGCTCCAAGTTCGTGCCGAACTACTTCGGCGTCGAGGTGACTTGGGCATGGGAGATATTCCCATGGAACTTCTTCGAGGACGTAACGAATCTCGTCATGGAGATATTCAAGGGTGAGAAGACTGACAGGATGACGACCGCCGAACTCAAGCGTCACCTCAGGGAATACAACAACCTTGTACTCTCCGATGAACAGATGACAAAGATAAAGGCGCACATGGAGTACCTTGGAAAGCTGGAGAAGACCGGTGCTGGCGACTGGAGGGTCGCCAAGTAG